The Alphaproteobacteria bacterium genome includes a region encoding these proteins:
- a CDS encoding FAD:protein FMN transferase — MNKPALSRRRFIAITACAAALPGAAKASSETGRVRWLGKALGASAEIVLEHPDQAMAQQALADSLLEVERLESILSLYRPESAISKLNRDGHLASPPADLLRVMGEAARISKISQGAFDITVQPLWKLHADSLRRIGRPPSLAEIEVARGLVDWRAVTISPERIEFAKPGMAATLNGIGQGYATDRVSELLKRKGFDHVMVDLGEPRVLGPRADGSSWPVAIRDPMLRGIALHRLTIADGAMATTEALGSSFPGFGRYGHLIEPTSGQPALTVPSVTVLAPSASLADGLSTAIAVAGADKAAAILKEAGVGKAILVSPDSKLTFVG, encoded by the coding sequence ATGAATAAGCCAGCTCTGTCACGCAGGCGTTTCATCGCCATAACCGCCTGCGCCGCCGCCCTTCCCGGAGCGGCCAAGGCGTCGTCCGAGACCGGGCGCGTGCGCTGGCTGGGCAAGGCGCTGGGGGCCAGCGCCGAGATCGTGCTTGAACATCCCGATCAGGCCATGGCGCAGCAGGCGCTGGCCGACTCCCTTCTCGAGGTCGAGCGGCTGGAATCGATCCTAAGTTTGTATCGCCCAGAATCGGCGATTTCCAAACTGAATCGCGACGGCCATCTTGCGTCCCCTCCGGCAGATCTGCTGCGGGTGATGGGCGAAGCCGCGAGAATTTCAAAAATCTCACAGGGCGCGTTCGACATTACCGTTCAGCCTTTGTGGAAGCTGCATGCCGACAGCCTGCGCCGCATCGGGCGTCCGCCCTCCTTGGCGGAGATCGAAGTCGCCAGGGGGTTGGTGGATTGGCGCGCCGTGACGATTTCTCCCGAACGGATCGAATTCGCAAAGCCGGGCATGGCGGCAACCCTGAACGGCATCGGACAAGGCTACGCCACCGACCGCGTGTCCGAATTGCTGAAGCGCAAAGGGTTCGACCATGTGATGGTCGATTTGGGAGAACCGCGCGTGCTGGGGCCGCGCGCCGACGGATCGTCCTGGCCGGTCGCCATCCGCGATCCCATGCTGCGCGGCATCGCCCTGCATCGCCTGACCATTGCCGATGGCGCCATGGCCACCACCGAGGCGTTGGGATCGTCTTTTCCGGGATTTGGCCGCTATGGCCATCTGATCGAGCCAACCAGCGGCCAGCCCGCCCTGACCGTGCCCAGCGTGACGGTACTTGCCCCATCGGCCAGCTTGGCCGACGGATTGTCCACCGCCATCGCCGTGGCGGGCGCCGACAAGGCCGCCGCCATTCTCAAAGAGGCAGGCGTCGGCAAGGCCATCCTGGTCTCGCCCGACAGCAAGCTG
- a CDS encoding nitrous oxide reductase accessory protein NosL, which yields MALLALALSACKDDKSAALPSPQEPGPDAVGTICRMDLAEHTGPKGQVFIKSQDKPLWFSSVRDTFTWLLIDEGTGRQFAAIYVNDMGRSSSWEKPDAGAWVEARKAVFVAGSDRGSDMGGGELVPFSTRAKAQEFAGKHGGAVVEFLDITSELLAQTSVAPPGPAATHASRGHHE from the coding sequence ATGGCCCTGCTGGCTTTGGCTTTGTCGGCCTGCAAAGACGACAAATCGGCAGCACTGCCCTCCCCGCAAGAACCCGGCCCCGATGCTGTGGGAACCATCTGCCGCATGGACTTGGCCGAACATACCGGACCGAAAGGTCAGGTTTTTATCAAAAGCCAGGACAAGCCTTTGTGGTTTTCGTCGGTACGCGACACGTTCACTTGGTTGTTGATCGACGAGGGAACGGGGCGGCAATTCGCCGCCATCTATGTCAATGACATGGGCAGGTCGTCCAGTTGGGAAAAGCCCGATGCGGGCGCTTGGGTCGAAGCCAGGAAGGCGGTGTTCGTGGCGGGCAGCGACCGGGGTTCCGACATGGGCGGCGGCGAACTTGTTCCTTTCTCCACGCGCGCCAAGGCGCAGGAATTCGCGGGCAAGCATGGCGGCGCGGTGGTAGAATTCTTGGACATCACCAGCGAATTGCTGGCCCAGACGAGCGTTGCGCCGCCCGGACCTGCCGCCACGCATGCAAGCAGAGGACACCATGAATAA